The following proteins come from a genomic window of Zygotorulaspora mrakii chromosome 8, complete sequence:
- a CDS encoding uncharacterized protein (similar to Saccharomyces cerevisiae TBS1 (YBR150C) and HAL9 (YOL089C); ancestral locus Anc_3.109) — MMNNNGGNNGSHGMMYSTGNMYVSTSENGASSFPEHFWPQPVMDASLGGLGQMHSQNHSHGRGHQSDGGFVVNGESGRSSGSGNGIGIINGNSSGNVSGNVSGNSSGNASGDNASRSVSRNGTPNLNRAANYYAFVNSSNRPINCPPQHGNQYSSKPFIHKPTQNHQSNQGQIQSQIQSQSQSRSQSQSQIHRQIQTVNKVDNTSDPSSPRTQHNLNYTGAIGHHSASYIKKRVAKACDHCRKRKIKCGEIDNNTKKCANCTKYCVECIFSNPRDDFDKKQRKSFDNLIRSNSQGSENIDPIKFGVPLDYNVDITNDLMTSSNTNEITRNDNETREDSIDSGKVEKLDRKVSVIIDKVAKLEDLFHTLLKSHENEAEKNYLNKSKPRHYYTTLLTIQKLLWFKRINCPHESYQFFLNPLREIMTISMKWYVAQMKITIDFSSPTFKNGYYSVNPIPSRAQSKRLIENFRAALLASSGPGFNSLKYYSDLVDKYYDLDWTSLSYAEMLLLNTSICSGASRMRQVNSNDFYHLRKDKYNPTRNELKKIENDTLLNAIFYYNKVVIGSGGVIEIQGLLLLSLYLHENINTDLALTVLSIAIRFALENEFNKVPPLNISFEEESMRRSLWWHCYNKDKKFALLLSKPPIIRYDDTNMLTDEQYYFFTKRILYTKFPEKEKDIDNLDDLDSALDYVVKFSEFVPFIMSYFVQNLGKIEAKIVDICFSFKTLVNLSFDQVVDKLIDIRKELLDWVSTLHPSMKLDSYKKYISLLYLPNDVEDPGLSYEIISSRVIVAHLRSLHLKNLLCMFATSFLLDNADKFRTTRHKILTLYTMFEEEGLKSCLDILKIFQFVEYDLHMYNDTLYIFLTAAFALILHVTKNINIPDKKIIPPIIELLIKDHELLVGPNQEHLVSDNNKWNTSIFFYSFLLGKVINSFNIKNPIAKDYNFKAETYELMLNKIQNYMELLKNDVLDGLERRMNNYPLGDDTPSKNGSAKPADIMQISPLSRCRFNSFDEGTMKNLRSKKTFELYNKDVKNWVNLSSESDKSLFPMKNSYVRSYDPFTSYSDVENLANDSATSAQEIFQDEATDNIDPLLEQFQDFFCQNELFFDRDLQIGKAFRNQIFKA; from the coding sequence ATGATGAACAATAATGGCGGTAATAATGGTTCACACGGTATGATGTATAGTACAGGAAACATGTATGTAAGCACAAGCGAGAACGGTGCTTCATCGTTCCCTGAGCATTTTTGGCCACAGCCAGTGATGGACGCTTCGTTAGGTGGGCTCGGTCAAATGCATTCGCAAAATCATAGCCACGGACGTGGACATCAGTCTGATGGAGGGTTTGTCGTCAACGGAGAGAGCGGTCGTAGCAGTGGCAGTGGCAATGGGATTGGGATTATTAATGGTAACAGCAGTGGTAACGTCAGCGGCAATGTCAGCGGAAACAGCAGTGGTAATGCCAGTGGAGATAACGCTAGTCGTAGCGTTAGTAGGAATGGAACTCCAAACCTGAACAGGGCTGCCAATTACTATGCCTTTGTGAATAGTAGTAACCGGCCAATCAATTGCCCTCCACAGCATGGAAATCAATATTCAAGTAAGCCTTTTATTCATAAGCCAACccaaaatcatcaatcaAACCAAGGCCAAATTCAAAGCCAAATTCAAAGTCAAAGTCAAAGTCGAAGTCAAAGTCAAAGTCAAATTCATCGTCAAATTCAAACAGTCAATAAGGTCGACAATACAAGTGATCCATCAAGCCCTAGAACGCAACACAACTTAAATTACACCGGTGCAATAGGTCATCATAGTGCTtcatatatcaaaaaaagggTGGCAAAAGCCTGTGATCACTGtcgaaagagaaaaattaaatgtggtgaaattgataataaCACTAAAAAATGCGCCAATTGTACAAAATACTGTGTTGAATGTATTTTCTCTAACCCAAGGGATGATTTTGACAAAAAACAACGtaaaagttttgataaTCTCATAAGATCAAATTCACAAGGTTCAGAAAACATTGATCCAATAAAATTTGGGGTGCCACTTGATTATAATGTTGACATAACAAACGATCTTATGACTAGTAGTAACACTAACGAGATAACAAGAAATGATAACGAAACAAGGGAGGATTCAATAGACAGTGGTAAAgtggaaaaattggatAGAAAAGTATCTGTTATCATTGATAAAGTTGCGAAATTAGAAGATTTATTTCATACACTATTGAAAAGtcatgaaaatgaagcagaaaaaaactACCTAAACAAATCAAAACCAAGACATTACTATACAACATTGTTAaccattcaaaaattgctTTGGTTTAAACGAATAAATTGTCCACATGAATCgtatcaattttttttaaatccATTAAGAGAAATAATGACTATTTCTATGAAATGGTATGTCgctcaaatgaaaattactattgatttttcttctccaaCGTTTAAAAACGGATACTATAGTGTAAATCCTATACCTTCTCGGGCTCAGTCTAAACGtttgattgaaaattttagagCAGCTCTCTTGGCTTCTTCTGGTCCAGGGTTTAATAGTTTAAAATACTATAGTGATTTGGTCGATAAATATTATGATCTTGATTGGACATCATTATCTTACGCGGAAATGCTTTTACTTAATACAAGTATTTGTTCTGGTGCTTCAAGAATGAGGCAAGTAAATTCGAATGATTTTTACCATCTAAGAAAGGATAAATATAATCCAACAAGaaatgaattgaaaaaaattgaaaatgacaCATTATTAAATGCGATTTTTTATTACAATAAAGTTGTTATTGGAAGTGGCGGAGTTATCGAAATTCAGGGCTTACTGTTATTAAGCTTATATTTAcatgaaaatatcaatacaGATCTAGCTTTGACGGTTCTTTCGATAGCGATAAGGTTCGCTTTAGAGAATGAATTTAATAAAGTTCCTCCATTGaatatatcttttgaagaagaatcaatGAGAAGGAGTCTTTGGTGGCATTGCTATAATaaggataaaaaatttgcattATTGTTATCAAAACCACCAATAATTAGATATGATGATACAAACATGTTAACAGATGAACAATACTActtttttacaaaaagGATTCTCTATACAAAATTTCCtgagaaggaaaaagatataGACAACTTGGATGATTTAGATTCTGCATTAGATTACGTGGTTAAATTCTCTGAATTTGTTCCTTTTATTATGtcatattttgttcaaaatttaggtaaaattgaagcaaaaattgttgacatttgtttttctttcaaaactttgGTAAACCTTTCATTTGATCAAGTTGTCGATAAATTAATAGATataagaaaagaattgcTTGATTGGGTATCAACCTTACATCCCTCTATGAAATTGGATAGctacaaaaaatatatttcttTGTTGTATCTACCAaatgatgttgaagatcCCGGTTTAAGCTATGAAATTATTTCTTCACGCGTTATTGTGGCTCATCTACGTTCGCTACACTTGAAGAATCTTTTGTGCATGTTTGCAacatcatttcttttggatAATGCTGATAAATTTAGAACTACTCGTCATAAGATATTAACTCTCTATACAatgtttgaagaagagggTTTGAAAAGCTGTCTGGAcattctgaaaattttccaatttgtTGAATATGATCTTCACATGTATAATGATACCTTATACATTTTTCTAACAGCAGCATTTGCTTTAATACTACACGTTACTAAAAATATTAATATTCctgacaaaaaaataattccTCCTATTATTGAATTGTTGATAAAAGATCATGAGCTTCTTGTTGGCCCAAATCAGGAGCATTTAGTATCTGATAATAATAAATGGAACacatcaatttttttctattctttTCTATTAGGAAAAGTTATCAATTCATTCAATATTAAAAATCCAATTGCAAAAGACTACAATTTTAAAGCTGAAACTTATGAACTAATGCTAAATaagattcaaaattatatGGAATTATTGAAGAATGATGTATTAGATGGTTTGGAGAGGCGTATGAATAATTACCCATTAGGAGATGATACTCCTAGCAAAAATGGCTCTGCTAAGCCAGCTGATATAATGCAAATATCTCCATTATCAAGATGTAGATTTAACAGTTTTGATGAAGGaacgatgaaaaatctcagatcaaaaaaaacctTCGAGCTCTACAATAAAGACGTAAAAAATTGGGTTAATTTATCATCCGAGAGCGACAAATCACTGTTTccaatgaaaaattcatacGTCAGAAGTTATGATCCATTCACCTCTTATTCCGATGTTGAGAATTTGGCTAACGACTCCGCAACTTCAGCACAAGAGATTTTTCAGGACGAGGCGACTGATAACATAGATCCTTTATTGGAACAGTTTCAAGACTTTTTCTGTCAAAATGAATTATTCTTTGACCGTGATTTGCAAATTGGCAAAGCATTCagaaatcaaatattcaaaGCTTAG